One Streptomyces dangxiongensis genomic window, ATCGAGGAGACGGCGAAGCCCAGGTTGATGGCCCAGTAGTTGAGGGAGAACGCCCGCACCCGGTCCTCGGGGCGGACGATGTCGGCCATCATCGCCTGCACGGCCGGCCGGGAGGCGTTGGAGGCCATGCCGACGAGGAAGGCGACGCCGGCGATGGCGACCGGGTCGGTCACGAAACCGAGCAGGGCGACGGAGGCGGCGGTGGCGGTCTGGGCGATGAGCAGGGTGGGCCGCCTGCCGAGCCGGTCGGCCATGACCCCGCCGCCGAGCGAGGAGACGACCCCGCCGAGCCCGTGCAGGGAGGCGACGAGACCGGCGTACGAGGCGGAGCAGCCCCGGTCGAGGGTGAGGTAGAGGGCCATGAAGGTGGCGACGAACCCGCCGAGCCGGTTCACGAGCGTGCTGGTCCACAGCCACCAGAAGGCGCGGGGGAGCCCGGAGACGGACTCCCGGGCAGCACGTTTCAGACCGGTTGGTGACATTCGCGATCCCCCGCACAGGTAAGTGGCCCGACTGGCATGCGCACCTTACCGAAACGGCTCACGGCGGCGCCAGCCGTTTAGCGGAGCGCGGGGAGCGGCTCGGGCGGCTGCCGGGGAGTGCCTCGTCAGGCCTTGGACCGCGTCCGGCGTCAAGCTTCGGGACGCGTCGGCTCGGTTCGCGGCGCGCGTCCGGTGTCAGTTCGCGGGGCGCGTCAGCCGTGCCGGTGTCGCCGGCGTCGTCGCCGCTGACACCGTCGCCGCCGCCCCCGCGGGCCCCGCCGCCGGGGCCTCGCCGCGCGCACCGTGGGCACCGCGCGTCCCACGCGCCCCGCGTCCGAGCGCCGTACGCCCCGCACGTGCCGCGCGCCGCCCGAGCGCGCCCCGGGCAGCCTCCCGGGGTGACGCGACCGGATACGGCCCGCCGCGCGCCCTCCGCTCGAAGCGGCTCGGGAAGGGGTACTTCCGCTCCAGGAACGCCCCGATGGCCGCCTGGGCCGCCGCCCGGTCCGCCGGGTCGGTGTCCACGTCGTTGAGGCAGAAGAAGTCGACGTCGTCGCCGGCCGCCAGGCGGGCCAGGCGGCGCCGCATGTCCGGCGTGCCCAGCTCCACGTACCGGAAGCGGTAGTCGGCCGGGACCGCCCGGCCGGTCGCGATCGCCCAGTGGTGGTGCAGCGTCGAGGCCGGAGCGACGTCGGCGGTGGAACGGAACCGGGAGTACGACGTCCGCTCCAGCTCCTCGATGCCGAGGCCCTCCATCTCCCGCATGACCGACAGCAGTTGGGGATGCGGGGTATGCAGCGACTTGTGCGTGGCGTACCGGCCGTGGAAGCGCCGGATCACCTCGCGGGCGTTCTTCCCGGCGGAGTTCGGCGCCGGTTCCAGCGGATGCGGGGCACCCGCGCCCAGCTTCAGCGGAGACAGCGGGATGCGGGCGATGCCGCTGCCGTGGAAGAAGTGCCCCGCGCCCACCGGGCGGTTGATGAAGACGTCGTCGTTGAAGTACAGGTAGTGCTCGGACAGGCCGGGTATGCGGTGCAGCCGGCTCTCGATCGCGTGCGAGTTGAAGACGGGCAGCGCGTCGGCCGGGAGGATGTCCCGGTGGTCGACCACGGTCAGGCCCGCCGCCTCCGGGTCCAGCCAGGCCGGGACCTGGGAATCGGTCACCAGGTAGACGTGCCGGACGAAACCGGCGTACATCTCCAGCGAGCGCAGCGCGTACCGCAGTTCGTCATGGCTGGTGTAACGGGACGCGCCGGTCTCGCGCCCGGCGATGACGTTGTCGGAGAGCACCTGGTGCGCGCGGCGCTTCACGGCCATCGCCGGGTCGTCCCCGTCGACCCACGTGTACACGACGTCGACGGGGAAGCACACCTCGTCGATGCCCGGCTCGGCGAACGCCGCGAACGTCGGCACACGGCGGCGCGGCGCCATCGGCGTCGCGGCCGTGGCCGTGGCCGGGGCCGTCGTCACGTCGGCGGTCACCGTCGCGGGCTGCCGTGCCGTGTCCGGCAGCACCTCCGACACGGCGTTGCGGCGCGGCGCGACCAGCGCCGGACCGAAGTCGTCCGCCAGTCGGCTGCCGGGCACGGTGAGATGCCCCGGATCCCTGCCCAGCTCGCGGCCGTACCGCCAGAACTCCAGGTCGCAGCCCGTCTCCAGCCCGGTGAGCACCTGCCCGCCCGGGCCGAGGCGCACCACGCCGGTACGCAGCACCGGCGCCCGGCGCAGCGCCCGCGGCAGCCTGCCGTCGGCCCACAGCACCGCGGCCGTCACGGCGCCGTCCGGCCCGACCGCGCCGACGTACCCGGCCGTGCGGGCCAGGTGCCGTGCGGCCTGGGCGAGGACCGCGCCACGGTGGGACTCCTCAACCCCGACCACCGGTCGCGGCGTACCGGCCCCCTGCTCGGCGGGGACCAGGAAGTACGGGACGCCGGCCGCCTCCATCAGGGCGCACACCTGCTCCAGGTCGTCGGCGGCGGCGTCCGCGGCGGTGTAGGCGGCGACCGTACGTCCGTACAGCCGCGCCGGTCCGCACGTGATCCGGCGCAGCCCCGGGACACCGGCCCGCAGCCGCCGGCGGGCCGGGGCCGCGCACAGCGCCCAGAGCCGGGCCGACAGCCACAGCCGCAGGCGCAGCAGGAGGCCACGGACGGCCCGCAGCCCCGTCGGCCGCGCCGAGAAACGGTGACGGATGTCCATGGCCGAGGCCCGTCAGCTCTGCGTCTCGAAGGAGGCAGGAGCGGACACCGGGGAAACCGTCTGCCGCGCCACGGAGACCGCGGGAGGCGTCTGCGGCTTCTCGAAGGGGCTGGGGAAGGGGAAGTAGTTCTCCAGGAACTCGTGCATCCGCACGCTGACCTGCTCCCGCTCCTCCGGCGGCACGTCGACGTCGTTGAGGCAGAAGAAGTCGAACCGGCGGTTGCGCCGCAGGTCGGCCAGGCGCCGCTCGGCGTCCGGGCGGCTGATGTTCACGTACCGGAAGCTGAACTTGCCGGGCACACCGCGTCCCGTCATCAGCGCGTACTGGTAGAGCAGCGGCGCCGTCACCGCGATGTCCTGCGGCGAGCGGAACCGGGACGCGGTGGTGCGGCGGATGTCCTCCGGGAACAGCTCCTCCAGCGCCTGGAGCGTCGCGCGCTGCTGCGGCAGCGGGGTATGCATGAAGTTGTTCGTCGTCATCCGCCCGAACGCCTCCAGCAGCAGCCGCCGTACGTTCTTGCCGGCGGAGTTGGTGGCCGTC contains:
- a CDS encoding stealth family protein; its protein translation is MDIRHRFSARPTGLRAVRGLLLRLRLWLSARLWALCAAPARRRLRAGVPGLRRITCGPARLYGRTVAAYTAADAAADDLEQVCALMEAAGVPYFLVPAEQGAGTPRPVVGVEESHRGAVLAQAARHLARTAGYVGAVGPDGAVTAAVLWADGRLPRALRRAPVLRTGVVRLGPGGQVLTGLETGCDLEFWRYGRELGRDPGHLTVPGSRLADDFGPALVAPRRNAVSEVLPDTARQPATVTADVTTAPATATAATPMAPRRRVPTFAAFAEPGIDEVCFPVDVVYTWVDGDDPAMAVKRRAHQVLSDNVIAGRETGASRYTSHDELRYALRSLEMYAGFVRHVYLVTDSQVPAWLDPEAAGLTVVDHRDILPADALPVFNSHAIESRLHRIPGLSEHYLYFNDDVFINRPVGAGHFFHGSGIARIPLSPLKLGAGAPHPLEPAPNSAGKNAREVIRRFHGRYATHKSLHTPHPQLLSVMREMEGLGIEELERTSYSRFRSTADVAPASTLHHHWAIATGRAVPADYRFRYVELGTPDMRRRLARLAAGDDVDFFCLNDVDTDPADRAAAQAAIGAFLERKYPFPSRFERRARGGPYPVASPREAARGALGRRAARAGRTALGRGARGTRGAHGARGEAPAAGPAGAAATVSAATTPATPARLTRPAN